CAGCGAGACCCCCGCCCAGTCCCCGTCGGCGTGGAGGTACTTCCAGCTGATCGCGCGGCTCCGCAGCCGCACGAAGGCCCCGTCGGGGAAGAGGTCCATTGCCTGGTAgtggtggactggtggtggTGACCGCCGGGCTGTTGCGAGGAGCGGCCGGCGAGAGCAGAGCAGGTGTTCGTTGGGTTACGTTTGGGcaaggcggcggcggagacGGGGTCGGTATTTCAAGGCCCCGGGAGCGTGCGTACGTCGGTTGCGCTCTCGTGTCTGCTTTCACTGACATGTGGGGGCCATTTCTGCGCCCGGGCCAACCGGCGAACTCGCCTGACCCTGACCTGCTGCTGCCAGCTCAGCATAAGCCTGTTATCAGCTGTTTCAGGTGGCCTGCTGCTTTGGTTGCGAAATGGCTTATTGGCTTTGTGGCGCTCTGGTGGCAAAGCCTCAGTAACAAACTTCATGTCCTGCTTTTGATTTTCTGGGTGCGAATTTAAAGCTggtttttgttaaaaaaaataccTCACCGACAAAGACGAGGTTCAAAGTTGTCAGCCAACAAGGATGAATTCTTCTACCTATTGAAAAGAGTCCATTGTAATTACTTTCTTCGTTTCGTTTGTCACTATTTCTTAACTTTGTAGATTTATCCTTATTTTTAGAATATGAATCTCAAGCTTCCACTTGCCCCTATTTTCGTGAAGAAGATTTAAAATGTTGAAAAGACACAAATACCCTTTAGCATGAATGACACAATAGTCAAGGGGAACTTTATGGACAGACTTAGATATATTTTGCACAAATATCATCACATAATCTATACCTActactaaattgtgaaaatttcagtctgcccccAAAACTTTTTCTGCCTCCTTCCGTCTCGGTCCGACTCGCGCGCCGCTTCCTTTTTGTTCGGGGGTGGCTGGGTGGCGTCAACGCTCCTTCCGTCTCGGTCCGACCCGCGCGCCGCTTCCTTTTTGTTTGAGGTGCGGGTGGCTTCAATGCGGCCCTCCCGCGACGACGTCTGTTTTGGCGCCTGGTGCGAGGTGGAAACGGCCGGGGGTGCTTCCGCAAAGGGAAGAGTTTCAACGCCTTTTTCGGGCTATCCCTAGCCCAGCGCCAAAGCGTGTTTTCGGGCAGGGCAGCGGCAGCCGGCAGCAGGGCAAGGAGCCAAGGCGAGATAGGCAAGCTGGCCGGCAGCACGTCGTGTCGCGGGGACATGGAGCGACATGGCGCCAGGCTGATCGCTGCGGCGCTTTGCGGCAGCCTTTGGGCCTGGGAGGAACGGAACAGAATTCTACTGGACGTGGCTGCTTTTCCATGTTCCCATGGGAACGTAACTTGTAGGTTGGTCAGCGAAAAGCGTCGGCAGCCAAAACGCTGCTGCAGGAGTGGCTTGCTTGTTGCCTGCTTGAAAAATCACCGTTCCGAGAGGAGACAAGCCGATTAAACTTTAGCTAAATTTTCCCTAATTATTGTGAAAATTTCTGTCCGTCAATCTTCTCCAGAATCCGCCCCCTCTGCTTCTTCAAcaataaaagaagaaaaaagactAGAAGCTTTTTTAGGTTCCCAATATAAAATTTTCTGTACACATTAGAGAAATAAGGAAAGTACAGGAGCCTAGGTGCAAAGTATTTATTCTattaatttaatttttttattctttaaatcgactaaaaattgataaatacatagtaattcatagactCCTTTCAACTAGAGAGTGTAAGGTGCCATTACGCCGTGAAATAAAAATCCTAAAAAGTCTAAGAGCATGTATATAAACTATATATGGACAAACTGCTTCAAAGTCAGTTTTAAAAGCTTAAAAATTGTCAAATGTAATACAAAGGATAAAACacaaataaatataataaaGTGCTCGTTTTCTACAAATGTCTGTTtgctcccgtagcaacgcacgggcatattttgcTAGTACTTATTTAAATATGAATATGTAATGTCTGCAAGCTTGACATTATAATCAACAAGTTTGGGTTTGGGTTTGACGCaaccaaataaataaattaaaaaaacataaaaaagaaCTTAATATGTACTAACTGAAGAAATTTCAgataaaacaaaaaacaaatcaTCCCATATTTAATTTTTGTAATTGTCTGAATTTAATATGTACTAGAGTTTGAATGTCATACACTAAACTGAAGAAAtttataactcttataaagctaaacctcactagatgaattctctcttcatgcaaggtgtccacatcatttccCACTAAGTGACCCACAAAATATTATATCTCTTCATGCAaaatgtccacatcattccccactaagtccatgtcatcccatattaattaaaaaaaatgatcatgtcatctatatcatatgaaatactttaaatctttaatatattaacatacaagtcttgtacatacactatttgtttTATCACCAAataattcctctataatgtaaccaaatattggtttttgttctattagcttagcaattttttactagatctaatatAATAAATATACATGCAACTTAAATTCATATGTGTACATACATAATAGATGAATACCATATAGTAATGTtatgtatataatgatttatcTTTAAGAAAattccgcagcaacgcgcggggaattcacctagttTTAGATAATTAAATGGATCCCCAAGCATTGGCGGAGCACAACACCAAATTAGGGGGAGGGGCAATTTGTGTTACTAAGAGCAATGGCAAGCTTGCTTGCTTTAGATTGCTTCTTTTCTAGACCACCTATGAGTCCGCGACTACATTCATCTCTATAAGGAATAGATACAAAACCATTGGCCCATTCACTGTATACCCCTTCAATCTTGAAAAGGTGGACTCTTCGGATCCATGCTCATCTTCTTCGAGTAGCGGTAGAAGCATTTAATAACTAAGATACAAGTGGCCTGTTTGGCACAACtaagtgagctgtttttttaccAAACAATtttttccaaaacagtttcatgggtgaagctatttttttcttctctcacaaagacatgagttgggataaaactctctctctctctcatttgtTTCTTTATTTATGCATAAAgttgttggtgaagctattttatcaAAGAACGTTTTCAAAACTGCTCAATTTTACTTGGAAAGTTGCTCATAAAGCTCTTAAAAAACTTCACTAGTGAAGCTGAGTTGTGCCAAACGGAGCCTTAATAGTCATCTTCATAGAGGGGgacaattcaaaaaaaaaaggaagaatgCTGCCAAGATTTTGTTCTCAAGAGTAGCATTGCTACCCAACCAAATCCTATTTTTGAAGTGTAGGATATTATCATGTCAAGAGTAATGGGGAGTAAGAATTGACCAGCAGCTAAGGCAGGAGTATGTTTCTGAGAGTCAAGACCACGGAATAGCACTCCTGATTTAAAGAACTATAAATCGAATGCAAATTATATATATGTCAGGATTACTTTATTCGTACATGTGATGAAATTAATATtgatactctctccatcccaaattgtaagtcatttcaagaattttggagagtcaaatcatctcaagtttaactaaatttatatggtatgataataacatttatgatatcaaccaagtatcattaggttcttcattacttctattttcatagtatatttatttaatatcataaaactttgtaattttttctataaatttggtcaaacttgagatgttttgactcttcaagattcttcgaataacttacaatttaggatagagggagtacatcGCAATCTTTGTTACAAATTGACATGAGGGTCTACTAAATTTACACAAAGTTTTAGCAGAGCAGGGTCTCCATCTTCCCACAGGCAGGGGCACACTAGCCTAGTCTCAACACTATATATCTTTAGGAAACTTCATTTTTCTAGTCCGAACAATTGAGTATGGTAGCAAAGGGGGCAGAAAAGGGAGAGTAATTGTATTTCGCAAATGCAGAAAAGTATGACAATTGGCTAAAACAAGGAAATTCTTACAACAGCTAATTGGCCTTCTAGTTTCAGACCTCACGCGAACGACTGCAGGACTTGTGTAAACATCATCAAATGTCATAGCCGTTGGTGGCGTTGCGGGTAACCCAGCACGGCTAGCGAATGACTAAGGGcacgtttaatttggaatggatggaGTATGAGTTTAACATTTTGGGAGAAGGCCTGAAAACCTCGTTGGTCGCCTGGGCTAGTGGGCCGGGCTCAGGATGCCGTCGCAATGGAACCTTCCGGACTGAGTTCGCAGCAGGCAGCAGCCGAGGCCGTATCGCCAGCTGGACAGGATTCGTTGGAGCGCCAGCTGGCCGCCTCGTCTCCGCGCCCAGGAAATGGGGCCCGCATGTCAGTGGAAGGAGGCCGAGCGCAAGCGCAACCGCCTCCCACGCTCACGCAACCAGACGCCATGGCCTCCGCCGCCTTGGCGTGCTCCCCAAACGCAACCAAACACCTGCTCTGCTCTCGCCGCTCCGCTCCCTCCCCTTCTCTTCGCAACAGCCAACAGCCCGGTGGTCGTCTGCCCTCgccgcaccaccaccaccaccaccaggcgCGATGGACCTCTTCCCCGACGGTGGCTTCGTGCGGCTGCAGAGCCGCGTGACAGGCAAGTTCGTCCACGCCGACGCGGACTGGGAGAGGGTCTCCCTGCGGCGGAACGACGGGCCCGACCCAGCCCTGAACGCGGTGTGGCGGGTGGAGCACTGGGTCTCGCCGGACCAGGGGGACACCTACGTCCTCCTCCAGAACGCCGCCTACGGCCGCTACCTCTCGTTCTCGACGAGGAAGGCGAAGGCCGGCCACCGTGGCTACCGCACCACCCAGAAGGACCGCAGCGAGCCCAACGTGCTGCAGAACATGAGCGCCTACCCGTGGAAGTGGACGGTCCAGAGGCTGAACCCTCCCGACCAGGACTACGTCAGCCTGCGCTACTTCACCTGCTACCTCCGCGCCAACGGCAAGTACCTCCCCTGGAACATCCGCGTCACCGCCGACGTCGATGCAGACGCCCCCAGGGTCACCGCCATGATGCAATGGACGGTCCACCATGTCGCAGCGAGCCCGGAACGACAACGCCTTGACGTTACACTTGAGTATCAGGTGCGTGGCTTCGCCATCCTTTCTCCTTGCGTTGCGTTGGATTATTGCAACTCTCCTCGATCACCAATCACGGATGCGTTGGTTTTGATTTTCGCCTTCCCAAAACTCTGATTACTGCATCGGAATCTTTGCGTTTATCCTCGCCTAAGTCTGAAACTGTTCGTTTCTTCCGATACAAGAGTCGACTACTGAACCTGTTAATTGTTGCTGACAAGTTTTAAATCCATAGCCGAGGAAACAGTTTTTGTGGTTTCTCGTGTTATGTTCTTGTGCCTCTGCTTCTGGTTCGCTTTAGGGAGCTGTTCCTGAGCACATTCAAATCCACAAATTACTGTGTATTCTAGATTGTGGACCCTGCGCTTTACGAATTTATCTGTCATCCGTTTTTTCTGAGTCGAATCATGGTATGCGGAAAGCCCAAGCTGAGGTCACCATTGGAGTTCTTTGCTACGATGTATACTATAGCTTGAAAGATTTGGGCTATTTGGTCTTCCCCATTTCATAGCAGATCGATCACAGTGGTTTTTGTTTTACTGATTTCTGTGAAAGAATTTGGTCTCTGAACATTCCGTTGTGAGTAAAATGTATATTCAGACATGTTCATTCAGTTACCGCTATTGTCCAGCCTTTTGATTTCTTTAACTCATTCTTTTCCTAAACACAGGGAGGCGACAGTGACCTGACGTGTCCGCAGCCGCCGCGGACGATCCGGCACGTGCGGGCAAACGATGAAGGGGAGTTCGACCAGAACCATCACAACTGGACCTCATTCGCTTTCTACGGCACCTCCGTGGACGACCTGAAGGACGAGCTGCGGCTCCAGCAGCACTGGAACGAGGACATGTCCGCCTACACGCTGTGCATGCGGCCCGGCTCGCATGGGCGGCTAATGCCGCTGGTCGCCACCGACCTGCCTAGCAGCACAGATTCCATGAACATCGTCGTCTTCAGGACCGGATCACCAGGTGACTACTCTGCAAGTTTCTCAGCAGTCTGTGCAGCACTTGTTGTCTGCTGTGCTCTTACAGTTTCAGCATGTGGGTTGACTTGCACACTAAACATTGGTTGTAGCTCAACTTTGGTTCTGTACTTCTGAATTTGTTATGCAAAGAGATCAGTAAAAAAAAATCTGCATGACAGATTTTGAGTAGAGCATAGTGTCATACTGACAACAGGAATTGCAACTTGCCTGTTGTTTTCCATAGCCCTAATGTTCAGAGAAGCTCTGTTGTTTAATTTTGAATAGTTGTGGTCAGTAGTATTCTCTTCATGGCTTTTGGGGGTTCTACATTTTAGTCAACTTGTGATTGAGGTAATGGTTTACTTCGTTTGGTTAGGACTAATCTAAAACATGCTGTACATAGAAGAAGCACTCGAATTGAAATAGCATCATTCTCAGGTCTGTAGTGCTGTATAGGATTTATTGGTCCAAATTGTCTGATTGCATTTCTACCATGGTTGTCAGTTTTACAGATTCAGCTGTTCCCATAATTTGTTCTCCAGTTCTGATAATTCAGCTTTCTGCTTGTTAGCcaatagtgttaatcttggagCTGACTGTCTACTCTTATCTGTTTTTGTCCACTGTTGTTTAGTTCTCACTGTTGTACCCATGATATGATGCCTAATTATCTCATTGAAGTTCTTCTTCTCTTGTGAATTCAGCTGCTGCGGCATTAGTGTATCCggcaccaccaccagcagcggACGCTGCTGCGGCATGAGTACGAGAGCAGAACTTCTGACAACGTTGAAATTCATCTCTTCGGCGACCAAAAGCATTTAAGCACTGCTGCCCCTGATACTGTGACATGAGAGTTGTCCCATAGTTTCTGAAAATTGTGCAACTCTTCCGTAATGGTGGATAGATTTGATGTGGTCTACTTGACCGGAAGCGTTCTGAGATAACAGGGAAACATGTTTTGATACGAATTCGTTAATCTTGTTGAGGACGTGTCAGTTGGCAATGAATAATCCACTTTCTAGCGAGATTGTTATGACATGGGCCACTTGATCTAAAATTATGGCTTCGAGAAAACAAAAATGCACTAGTAGACTTTTTTCTCTTGATGTTTTTCCCTTGTATTTTATTATTACTGTTTCGTCAAGAGTCCGGCCGCTTTGGCATTGGGCTCTCGCGATCACAAAATCCGATTAATCTGTGACAGTTTGGAGGAATAAATCGGATGAGCTGAATTTTTGGAAAACGACCTACTCAACGAGGCCACGCGGATCCCATCCAAGCAGCCTTCTCTTCTCCTTGTCGATTCACCGCCGCCGGATCGTTGGTTTGGTTGCCCTTGCCCACAGCCGAACTCTTGCTCCCACCATGCCGCCGCCACGGAGAGCAGCGCGTCGCCggttcgccgccgccgccgcggagtcCCCACGCGCCGTGCGAGGCAGCCGCCGGCTGTCCGTGCGGCACGGCGAGCCGTTCAAGCTGGAGGGccggtgcggcggcggcggcggcgacgacgacgacgacgggctGCCGCTGAGCGACGAGGCGCTCCTCCTCGTCTTCTCGTCGCTCTCGTTCACGACCGCCGACCTCGTCCGCTGCGCCGCCACCTGCCGGCGCTGGCGCCGCCTCGTGTCCGCCGACGCCGCCTTTGTCTGCCCCCGCGCGACCCCGCGCTCGGACCCCTGCATCCGTAGCCTCGCGCTCGGCTTCTTCCACTCGCACACGACCGACGGCGGCGTCAGCGTCACGCAGCCGCGGTTCGTGCCCCtgtccgccgccgcctcgcgtCTCCAGCCCTCGTTCGCCGCGCTcctggacggcggcggcgcgtccCGCGTGGTGGCGTCCCGGAACGGCCGCCTCGTGCTGGACCTTCGCCGCTGCGCGAACACGACGGTCACCCACGCCGTCAGGCTGGGCGTCTGCAACCCTgtgaccggcggcggcggcgtcggtcTCGACGTCCTCCCTCAGCTGCGCGGCAAGGACAGCCCCACCGGGCCCTACGCGTGCACGGTGATCACCGCGGCCGacgagcgcggcggcggcgaccggcGTATGATGACGCGGTACTCTTCCTACCGCGTGCTCCTCCTCTACAACCGCCGCGGCTTCACGGCGCTCCGGTGCTACTCCTCGGACGAGGGAAGCTGGGGGCCGGAAGCCGAGGTGACCGGCGCCAGGATCGGCAGGACCCAGCTCGCCGTCGGACCGCACGCCGCCGTCGTGCACCGCGGGGTCGTGTTCTGGCCTCGCCTCGCGGTGGCTCTGCGGCTCGACTCTTTGCTGCAGCCGGCGCCTGCCGTATCCGCGGCGAAGACACCGCCGCGGTACACTGTGGCGGGCTTCTCCCCCGCTACTACGCGGCAGCGCCACTCGAGCACGATGGTCACGCACCGGCTGCTGGGAGTTATGCCTGGCGGTGGATTGCTCCGCGTGGAAGCTGACATGGAGACGATACGGGCCTACTGGGGAGGACGCAAAGACGGTGACGGGGACATCGTCGACGGCGGCTGCTTGCTGGGCGAAGCGTTGAAGTGGAGGTGGACGAAGATGCAGGCGCTGATGAAGGTGCACACGGTGAGGCTGCGGTGGCTTTGCGAGAAGAGCGGCCTTATCATCTTCACGGCCAGGAATAACTCTGACTCGGACACTCACGTTTACACGTTGGACGTGGAGACGGAGGAGATCAGGAGGGTGGCGACCGCTCCCGGCGGCGAGTCgtcattggaggagatgtgtgCGTACGAGATGGACCGGGTGACGCTGCTCGCCTCGCTCGCCCGGTGAAGAAGGCACCTGATGACATTCCAAGCTCACAGTTTGGGTCTGTTTGgttccttgctaaattttagctagctactcttgggtgactaatgaaactaaactattttagctcctttagtcaatgtgtttggaactttagctactaaggccttgtttggatgttgtcggattcacctcaatccacatgtattgaagtggattgaggtggaatttagttcaacttccactccaatccaccccaatacatgtggattgatgtgaatctgactacatccaaacaaaacctaaagtgactaaagtttagctagctaaaatttagtaggCGGAACCAAACAGTGCCAAAGGTGAAGAAGGCACCTGATGACATTCCAAGCTCACAGTTTGCGTGTGTTCCGAAACTTCATAATTTGGGCTCCTGAAATTCCAAAGTGAGGTTGTTCACAGTTTGTGCTATTTAAGTTCCTAATTTGAGCTTAGTTTTTCAAGCCAAAATTCTGAAGGGAAATTCTCATACAGGGCTCCTAACATTCCAAAGTTCACAGTTTGTGTTCTGAAAGTTCCTAATTTGAgctttgtcggtgttttccccacggggggtcacaccaacgagtaaatttgtatgcgtgctccctttcccagatggtgatgcaagaagacacagagatttatcctggttcggacaagagaaggccctacgtccagcggggggggggggagagagtttgtattatcttgcaccgaagtgcttgtacaggggtgaatacaagcgtggtatgaagtgtgtgagttctactgcgtatgagcgtggtctcgTGTC
This window of the Sorghum bicolor cultivar BTx623 chromosome 7, Sorghum_bicolor_NCBIv3, whole genome shotgun sequence genome carries:
- the LOC8080846 gene encoding uncharacterized protein LOC8080846, giving the protein MDLFPDGGFVRLQSRVTGKFVHADADWERVSLRRNDGPDPALNAVWRVEHWVSPDQGDTYVLLQNAAYGRYLSFSTRKAKAGHRGYRTTQKDRSEPNVLQNMSAYPWKWTVQRLNPPDQDYVSLRYFTCYLRANGKYLPWNIRVTADVDADAPRVTAMMQWTVHHVAASPERQRLDVTLEYQGGDSDLTCPQPPRTIRHVRANDEGEFDQNHHNWTSFAFYGTSVDDLKDELRLQQHWNEDMSAYTLCMRPGSHGRLMPLVATDLPSSTDSMNIVVFRTGSPAAAALVYPAPPPAADAAAA
- the LOC8069630 gene encoding uncharacterized protein LOC8069630 — protein: MPPPRRAARRRFAAAAAESPRAVRGSRRLSVRHGEPFKLEGRCGGGGGDDDDDGLPLSDEALLLVFSSLSFTTADLVRCAATCRRWRRLVSADAAFVCPRATPRSDPCIRSLALGFFHSHTTDGGVSVTQPRFVPLSAAASRLQPSFAALLDGGGASRVVASRNGRLVLDLRRCANTTVTHAVRLGVCNPVTGGGGVGLDVLPQLRGKDSPTGPYACTVITAADERGGGDRRMMTRYSSYRVLLLYNRRGFTALRCYSSDEGSWGPEAEVTGARIGRTQLAVGPHAAVVHRGVVFWPRLAVALRLDSLLQPAPAVSAAKTPPRYTVAGFSPATTRQRHSSTMVTHRLLGVMPGGGLLRVEADMETIRAYWGGRKDGDGDIVDGGCLLGEALKWRWTKMQALMKVHTVRLRWLCEKSGLIIFTARNNSDSDTHVYTLDVETEEIRRVATAPGGESSLEEMCAYEMDRVTLLASLAR